Proteins from a genomic interval of Chroococcidiopsis thermalis PCC 7203:
- a CDS encoding DUF4212 domain-containing protein, with the protein MDRDRQEAYWRANTALIRNLLIVWALVSLVFSILLAQPLNAIRLGSVPLGFWMAQQGSILTFVVLIFIYAFQMDKLDRKYGIRK; encoded by the coding sequence ATGGATAGAGATAGACAAGAAGCATACTGGCGGGCAAACACGGCTTTAATTCGGAATCTATTAATTGTTTGGGCGCTGGTATCCCTGGTGTTTAGCATCCTGTTAGCACAGCCGTTGAATGCAATCCGACTTGGAAGCGTTCCTCTAGGCTTTTGGATGGCACAGCAAGGCTCGATCTTAACTTTCGTAGTATTGATTTTTATCTATGCTTTTCAGATGGACAAGCTCGATCGCAAATATGGGATTAGAAAGTGA
- the ebsA gene encoding type IV pilus biogenesis protein EbsA, translated as MSIQQLQPANQQELRVYLPYFQGNKRNILPLAISLFKKGVMEGQRRIEGADGIPFIATWNISTLPADLIRCRLQFDNNAELSYELLMQSSEYIDHLIDVILNFQRSRSTDFSKPFYRKLLRIEE; from the coding sequence ATGTCCATTCAACAACTTCAACCCGCCAATCAGCAAGAATTAAGAGTTTACCTTCCATATTTTCAAGGCAATAAACGTAATATCTTACCTCTTGCCATCAGTTTGTTTAAAAAAGGAGTGATGGAAGGACAGCGTAGAATTGAAGGCGCGGATGGTATTCCCTTTATAGCAACTTGGAATATTTCCACATTACCAGCAGACCTGATCCGGTGTCGGCTACAATTTGATAATAATGCCGAGTTGAGTTACGAGCTGCTAATGCAAAGCTCGGAATATATCGATCATTTAATCGATGTCATTCTCAATTTTCAGCGCAGCCGCAGTACAGATTTTTCTAAACCTTTTTACCGCAAACTCCTCCGTATTGAAGAATAG
- a CDS encoding trypsin-like serine peptidase yields MSKNLNCLKFLTKNRRLTATILSLGSCLGAIATTLQSSQAYIIGQDDRVLPAYQWLTVSPPKAVGQLEIQKADGQWGVCTFTVVGRNIGLTNSHCVRDEQGRIPVQAKAYVVRYGTTQLAIANVDAYWTGLQAFPKNIEEWRRDWAIIRFTTNLGDATGWYGNVEWNPNDISKAGDTVVGQPTNYIGYPTDWPTDPALKDYQGYLPALQAGCNILGKDPQLEILIHDCDITPGTSGSSMFSAVSETDFRTMALNNGYATATDGRPISTAVPLERFMPAILKLRATGATNDTAVPVP; encoded by the coding sequence ATGAGTAAAAATCTTAATTGCTTAAAGTTTTTGACGAAAAACCGTAGGTTAACTGCCACTATCTTATCGCTCGGCAGTTGTTTGGGAGCGATCGCAACCACACTCCAATCCTCGCAAGCATATATCATCGGGCAAGACGACCGCGTTTTACCTGCGTATCAGTGGTTGACAGTATCGCCGCCTAAAGCAGTGGGGCAGTTAGAAATTCAGAAGGCAGATGGGCAATGGGGAGTTTGTACTTTCACCGTTGTCGGTCGTAATATTGGCTTGACAAATAGCCATTGCGTGAGGGATGAACAAGGCAGGATACCAGTACAAGCCAAAGCTTATGTCGTACGCTATGGCACGACTCAATTAGCTATAGCAAATGTTGACGCTTACTGGACAGGGCTGCAAGCTTTTCCTAAGAACATAGAAGAATGGCGACGGGATTGGGCAATTATCCGGTTCACCACAAATTTAGGAGATGCCACGGGTTGGTATGGTAACGTCGAGTGGAATCCAAACGACATTAGCAAAGCAGGAGACACTGTTGTCGGTCAGCCCACAAACTACATCGGTTATCCTACTGATTGGCCCACAGATCCAGCTTTGAAAGATTATCAAGGGTACTTACCAGCCTTGCAAGCTGGCTGTAATATTTTGGGTAAAGATCCACAGCTAGAAATTCTCATACACGACTGTGACATCACGCCAGGAACCTCTGGTTCATCGATGTTCTCTGCGGTTTCAGAAACAGACTTTCGGACTATGGCTTTGAATAACGGCTACGCCACGGCTACTGATGGTAGACCGATTAGTACGGCAGTACCTCTAGAGCGGTTTATGCCAGCTATTCTCAAACTGAGAGCCACAGGAGCAACTAACGACACCGCAGTCCCTGTTCCATAG
- the psb34 gene encoding photosystem II assembly protein Psb34: protein MPYTTEEGGRLNNFAVEPKVYTAEPPSSTQKRNYIIGGVAGAFLVVALVFVAVAVSSAS from the coding sequence ATGCCCTATACCACCGAAGAAGGCGGTCGTTTAAATAACTTTGCTGTAGAACCCAAAGTTTACACGGCAGAACCACCAAGCAGTACTCAGAAGCGTAACTATATTATTGGTGGCGTTGCAGGTGCATTTTTGGTTGTGGCTTTAGTATTCGTTGCTGTGGCGGTCTCTAGCGCCAGTTAA
- the cobS gene encoding adenosylcobinamide-GDP ribazoletransferase, which produces MILKLGLDFLAAIAFYTCLPIPKLKLDFQRVACLVPLVGLIVGGILGLLDLGLFLLGVPILTRSAVVVASWMAITGGLHLDGAMDTADGLAVQDPQRRLQVMADSVTGAFGAMVAIAILILKISALTDLDTYRPLILMAACGWGRWGQQVAIACYPYLKPTGKGAFHKAAIRSYWDLLPGLLLLLGLSGVQILLNRDRIVASLAMALGGSAIAIVTGAWLNYKLGGHTGDTYGAIVEWTEAVFLCLLTAF; this is translated from the coding sequence GTGATATTAAAACTTGGATTAGATTTTCTAGCAGCGATCGCATTTTATACTTGTCTGCCCATTCCTAAGTTGAAATTAGACTTTCAGCGCGTAGCGTGTCTTGTACCGCTGGTAGGTTTGATTGTTGGTGGAATTCTGGGATTGTTAGATCTGGGCTTATTTTTATTAGGCGTACCCATACTAACTCGCAGTGCTGTAGTTGTCGCGAGTTGGATGGCGATTACTGGGGGACTGCACCTAGATGGTGCAATGGATACTGCTGATGGCTTGGCAGTACAAGATCCGCAAAGACGCTTACAAGTCATGGCAGATAGCGTTACAGGTGCGTTTGGAGCAATGGTGGCGATCGCCATTCTAATATTAAAAATATCAGCCTTAACCGATCTCGATACTTATCGCCCTTTAATATTGATGGCAGCTTGTGGTTGGGGACGATGGGGACAACAAGTCGCGATCGCCTGTTATCCTTATCTCAAACCTACAGGTAAAGGAGCGTTTCACAAAGCAGCGATTCGGTCTTATTGGGATTTATTGCCAGGACTGTTATTATTACTCGGTCTTAGTGGAGTACAAATCTTGCTAAACCGCGATCGCATTGTAGCGTCTCTTGCTATGGCATTAGGTGGAAGCGCGATCGCGATTGTAACTGGAGCTTGGCTCAATTATAAGTTAGGCGGTCACACGGGAGATACCTACGGTGCGATCGTAGAATGGACAGAAGCTGTGTTTCTGTGCTTGTTGACAGCTTTTTGA
- the cimA gene encoding citramalate synthase, which translates to MTEALPLASNPNQIWIYDTTLRDGTQREGLSVSLEDKLRIARQLDQLGVPFIEGGWPGANPRDVQFFWQLKEEPLKQAEVVAFCSTRRPHVSAAEDSLLQAILAAGTRWVTIFGKSWDLHVTEGLKCSLEENLEMIRDTVAYLRSQGRRVIYDAEHWFDGYQHNRDYALKTLAAAIASGAEWLVLCDTNGGTLPHEVSSIVRNVALFIQKFPTPHTPHPTPLLGIHTHNDSDTAVANAIAAVMEGAKMVQGTINGYGERCGNANLCSLIPNLQLKLGYQCLADAQLPQITEVSRFVSEVVNLAPDEHAPFVGRSAFAHKGGIHVSAVERNPLTYEHIQPEQIGNRRRIVISDQAGISNVVAKARTFGIELDKHNPTARQILQRLKELESEGYQFEAAEASFDLLMREALGKRQHFFEIKGFQVHCDLVEGRTNTNALATVKLTVNGQDILEAAEGNGPVAALDRALRKALVNFYPQIAQFELSDYKVRILDGHSGTAAKTRVLVESKNGHQRWTTVGVSPNILEASYQAVVEGLEYGLMLHMMAETVLSTSS; encoded by the coding sequence ATGACCGAAGCATTACCCCTCGCCTCCAACCCAAACCAGATCTGGATTTACGATACAACCCTGCGCGACGGTACGCAGCGTGAAGGCTTGTCTGTATCCTTAGAGGATAAATTACGCATTGCCCGCCAACTCGACCAATTGGGCGTTCCCTTTATCGAAGGTGGATGGCCTGGGGCAAATCCCAGAGACGTACAATTCTTCTGGCAGTTGAAGGAAGAACCCCTCAAACAAGCAGAAGTCGTTGCTTTTTGTTCTACCCGTCGTCCCCATGTCAGTGCGGCTGAAGATTCACTCCTGCAAGCGATTTTGGCTGCTGGGACTCGTTGGGTGACAATTTTTGGTAAATCTTGGGATCTCCACGTTACAGAAGGGCTAAAGTGCAGCCTGGAAGAAAATTTAGAGATGATTCGCGATACAGTTGCCTACCTTCGCAGCCAAGGGCGACGAGTCATTTACGATGCCGAACACTGGTTTGATGGCTATCAACACAATCGCGATTATGCCTTAAAAACGCTAGCAGCCGCGATCGCCTCTGGAGCAGAATGGCTTGTCCTGTGCGACACCAACGGCGGGACTCTCCCGCATGAAGTTAGTTCTATTGTCCGCAACGTAGCCTTATTTATTCAAAAATTCCCCACACCCCACACCCCACACCCCACACCCCTTTTAGGCATTCACACCCACAACGATTCCGATACAGCTGTCGCCAATGCGATCGCGGCTGTGATGGAAGGGGCGAAGATGGTGCAGGGGACGATCAATGGCTATGGAGAACGCTGCGGGAATGCAAACCTCTGTTCTCTCATCCCTAACTTACAGCTCAAACTCGGCTACCAATGCCTTGCTGACGCGCAACTGCCTCAAATAACTGAAGTTAGTCGTTTTGTCAGCGAAGTTGTCAACCTTGCCCCTGACGAACACGCGCCTTTTGTGGGGCGTTCTGCCTTTGCCCATAAGGGAGGTATCCACGTCTCGGCTGTGGAACGCAATCCTCTCACCTACGAACACATCCAACCAGAACAAATCGGCAACCGCCGCCGGATTGTGATTTCTGACCAAGCAGGAATTAGCAATGTTGTCGCTAAAGCCCGTACTTTTGGCATTGAATTAGATAAACATAACCCTACAGCGCGGCAAATTCTGCAACGATTGAAAGAATTAGAAAGTGAAGGCTATCAATTTGAAGCTGCCGAAGCTAGTTTCGATCTCCTCATGCGCGAGGCTTTAGGTAAGCGACAGCATTTTTTTGAAATTAAAGGCTTTCAAGTTCACTGCGATTTAGTTGAAGGGCGAACGAATACTAATGCCCTCGCCACTGTTAAACTGACTGTTAACGGTCAAGATATTCTCGAAGCCGCTGAAGGAAATGGTCCTGTAGCAGCATTAGATAGGGCGTTGAGAAAAGCTTTAGTTAATTTTTATCCTCAAATTGCTCAGTTTGAATTGAGCGATTATAAAGTCAGAATTTTAGACGGACACAGCGGTACGGCAGCAAAAACCCGCGTCTTAGTAGAATCAAAAAACGGTCATCAGCGTTGGACGACCGTTGGCGTTTCTCCCAATATTTTAGAAGCTTCCTATCAGGCAGTTGTAGAAGGATTGGAATACGGTTTGATGTTGCATATGATGGCAGAAACAGTATTAAGTACCTCTAGTTAG
- a CDS encoding 2Fe-2S iron-sulfur cluster-binding protein, with the protein MVKVIAQGKTIECDRGANLRQVLLKHDIELYNGGAKVINCHGIGSCGTCAVLVEGEVSEPNWQDKTRRSLPPHSPTRNLRLACQTKVLGDVKVTKFDGFWGQGTEIVWNSEL; encoded by the coding sequence ATGGTAAAGGTAATTGCTCAAGGTAAAACAATTGAATGCGATCGCGGCGCTAACTTACGACAAGTCTTGCTTAAGCATGACATTGAGTTGTACAACGGTGGCGCTAAAGTTATCAATTGTCACGGTATTGGCAGTTGCGGTACTTGTGCGGTGTTAGTCGAAGGCGAAGTTTCCGAACCAAATTGGCAAGATAAAACCCGTCGCTCCCTTCCTCCCCATTCTCCCACGCGCAACCTAAGGTTAGCGTGCCAGACAAAAGTTTTAGGTGATGTAAAGGTAACAAAATTTGACGGCTTCTGGGGACAAGGTACGGAAATTGTGTGGAATTCGGAATTATAG
- a CDS encoding tetratricopeptide repeat protein, translating into MIKFLYLVATVFSTTMSILSFLQNVSTAQEYPGCFIIGSDGKIVSLDPLCKKRNDEKKLRIAMKANELYHQGIELGRKGFYKEAISNYTQAIKLNPNFAEAYVSRAIVRYLLEDKHGGVEDLQSAIDIYRTQGKSEIADILLGRLQEFQRDIQMGEEL; encoded by the coding sequence ATGATTAAGTTTTTATATTTGGTTGCTACTGTTTTTTCTACTACAATGTCGATTCTATCTTTTCTTCAAAATGTGTCAACAGCTCAAGAGTATCCAGGTTGCTTTATAATTGGTTCAGACGGCAAGATAGTTAGCCTTGACCCTCTATGCAAAAAGCGTAATGACGAGAAGAAATTAAGAATTGCAATGAAAGCCAACGAACTTTATCATCAGGGAATTGAATTAGGTCGTAAAGGATTTTATAAAGAAGCAATTTCTAATTATACTCAAGCGATCAAACTCAATCCTAACTTTGCAGAGGCTTATGTTTCTCGTGCTATCGTTCGCTATTTACTTGAGGACAAACATGGAGGAGTTGAAGATCTTCAGTCAGCTATTGATATCTACAGAACTCAAGGAAAATCAGAAATAGCTGATATACTTTTAGGGAGGTTGCAAGAGTTTCAAAGAGATATTCAAATGGGTGAAGAGTTATAA
- a CDS encoding tetratricopeptide repeat protein codes for MKANELYQQGRDRGRNGQYKEAFDDFTQAINLNPDFAEAYIYRSHARTLTGDKQGAVTDFQKAIDIYKARGRADIADMLLTPLQALKNEIEWGDE; via the coding sequence ATGAAAGCTAACGAACTTTATCAACAAGGGCGCGATCGAGGTAGAAACGGACAATACAAAGAAGCATTTGACGATTTTACTCAAGCCATTAATCTCAATCCTGACTTTGCAGAAGCTTATATTTACCGTAGTCATGCTAGAACTTTAACAGGAGATAAACAGGGGGCAGTGACAGATTTCCAAAAAGCTATAGATATCTACAAAGCTAGAGGAAGAGCCGACATAGCTGATATGCTTCTAACACCATTACAGGCGCTAAAAAATGAAATTGAATGGGGTGACGAATAA
- a CDS encoding EamA family transporter yields MKKIGSQPTLSPTTLVLLSIASTQLGSAIAKTLFSTLSPAAVVLLRVGFAAVVLLVLWRSQLKGIQRQNYGVLILFGLSLGLMNLSFYLAIERIPIGIAVALEFIGPLGVAIANSRRLLDLLWVLLAGCGIVLLAPIGGLSVNLTGIILALTAGGFWAAYILLSAKVGRVVPGGVGLALAMAVAAIVMLPMGIVTGGSALLNPQMLLIGFGVAILSSAIPYSFELEALRWLPVRVFGVLLSLEPMAAAVIGFLILRETLELRAVMAIALVTVAAGGASLYGSGRG; encoded by the coding sequence ATGAAAAAGATTGGTTCTCAGCCTACTCTATCGCCTACAACTTTGGTGCTGCTGTCGATCGCCTCGACTCAGTTAGGTTCGGCGATCGCGAAAACGTTGTTTAGTACGCTCAGTCCTGCTGCTGTGGTGCTGTTACGGGTGGGTTTTGCAGCGGTAGTGTTGCTGGTGCTATGGCGATCGCAACTTAAGGGCATTCAGCGCCAGAACTACGGGGTGCTAATTTTGTTTGGTTTGTCTTTGGGTTTGATGAATCTCTCATTTTATTTGGCGATCGAGCGGATTCCGATTGGCATTGCGGTAGCGTTAGAGTTTATCGGACCTTTGGGAGTGGCGATCGCCAACTCTCGGCGCTTGCTCGATCTGTTGTGGGTGTTGCTGGCTGGATGCGGGATCGTGTTGCTGGCTCCAATTGGTGGTTTGAGTGTCAATCTGACTGGAATTATTTTGGCGCTGACAGCGGGAGGATTTTGGGCGGCTTATATTCTCCTTTCTGCCAAAGTGGGGCGGGTTGTTCCTGGCGGCGTGGGGCTGGCTTTGGCGATGGCGGTGGCGGCGATCGTCATGTTGCCAATGGGGATTGTGACGGGTGGCTCGGCGCTGTTAAATCCACAAATGCTATTAATTGGGTTTGGGGTGGCGATTCTTTCTTCGGCGATTCCGTACTCGTTTGAGTTAGAGGCGTTACGGTGGCTACCTGTAAGGGTGTTTGGCGTATTGTTGAGTTTGGAACCCATGGCGGCGGCTGTTATTGGTTTTCTTATTTTGCGGGAAACTTTGGAGTTACGGGCAGTAATGGCGATCGCGTTGGTGACGGTTGCGGCGGGTGGGGCTTCTCTTTATGGGAGTGGGAGAGGATAA
- the ftsH3 gene encoding ATP-dependent zinc metalloprotease FtsH3 has translation MNKRWRNAGLYALLAIVVIALGTAFFDKQPQSRETWRYSDFIQAVEKGRVAQVRLSADRTRALVKPQDGSQVIVNLPDDPELISILTERGVDIAVLPQTDEGFWFKALSSLFVPVLLLVGLFFLLRRAQNGPGSQAMNFGKSKARVQMEPQTQVTFGDVAGIDQAKLELNEVVDFLKNADRFTAVGAKIPKGVLLVGPPGTGKTLLARAVAGEAGVPFFSISGSEFVEMFVGVGASRVRDLFEQAKANAPCIVFIDEIDAVGRQRGAGLGGGNDEREQTLNQLLTEMDGFEGNTGIIIIAATNRPDVLDAALLRPGRFDRQVVVDRPDYAGRLEILKVHARGKTLAKDVDLDRIARRTPGFTGADLSNLLNEAAILAARRNLSEISMDEVNDAIDRVLAGPEKKDRVMSEKRKQLVAYHEAGHALVGALMPDYDPVQKISIIPRGRAGGLTWFTPSEDRMDTGLYSRSYLENQMAVALGGRIAEEIIFGEEEVTTGASNDLQQVARVARQMITRFGMSDRLGPVALGRQQGNMFLGRDIVAERDFSEETAAVIDEEVHQLVDTAYKRAKSVLTDNRAILDRLAQMLVEKETVDADELQELLANNDVRTAAIA, from the coding sequence GTGAATAAACGGTGGAGAAACGCAGGGCTGTACGCATTACTGGCAATTGTGGTCATTGCGCTGGGAACGGCGTTCTTTGACAAACAGCCTCAGAGTCGAGAGACATGGCGATACAGCGATTTCATACAAGCAGTTGAAAAAGGTAGAGTTGCTCAGGTTAGACTTAGTGCCGATCGCACCAGGGCGCTTGTCAAGCCTCAAGATGGCAGCCAAGTCATCGTTAATTTACCCGATGACCCCGAATTAATTTCGATCTTGACGGAGAGAGGAGTTGATATTGCGGTTCTACCTCAAACCGATGAAGGTTTTTGGTTCAAAGCCCTCAGTAGCTTATTTGTCCCCGTCTTGCTTTTAGTTGGCTTATTCTTTTTACTACGCCGCGCCCAAAATGGTCCTGGCAGCCAAGCAATGAACTTTGGCAAGTCTAAAGCCAGGGTACAAATGGAGCCACAAACTCAGGTAACATTTGGCGACGTGGCTGGAATCGACCAAGCCAAATTGGAATTAAACGAAGTTGTAGACTTCCTAAAAAATGCAGATCGCTTCACCGCAGTCGGGGCGAAAATTCCTAAAGGTGTATTGCTAGTTGGACCTCCAGGGACGGGTAAAACCCTGCTGGCTCGTGCTGTAGCGGGTGAGGCTGGCGTTCCCTTCTTCTCAATTTCCGGTTCTGAATTCGTTGAAATGTTCGTTGGTGTGGGTGCGTCTCGCGTCCGCGACCTATTCGAGCAAGCAAAGGCAAACGCACCTTGTATCGTATTTATCGATGAAATCGATGCTGTCGGACGGCAGCGGGGTGCTGGTTTAGGTGGTGGTAACGACGAACGGGAGCAAACCCTGAACCAGTTACTCACCGAAATGGATGGCTTTGAAGGCAATACTGGAATCATCATTATTGCTGCGACTAACCGCCCAGACGTACTTGATGCAGCGTTATTGCGTCCCGGTCGTTTCGATCGCCAAGTGGTTGTAGACCGACCCGATTACGCCGGACGTTTGGAAATCCTCAAAGTTCACGCCCGTGGCAAGACTTTGGCAAAAGACGTAGATCTAGACAGAATTGCCCGTCGTACCCCAGGTTTTACAGGTGCAGACCTATCGAACCTATTGAACGAAGCTGCAATTTTAGCTGCTAGACGTAACCTGAGCGAAATTTCGATGGATGAAGTCAATGACGCGATCGATCGCGTGTTGGCAGGTCCAGAGAAGAAAGACCGCGTGATGAGCGAAAAGCGCAAGCAACTGGTTGCCTATCATGAAGCCGGTCACGCTCTCGTAGGGGCGCTGATGCCAGACTACGACCCCGTACAGAAAATTAGCATCATTCCTCGCGGTCGTGCTGGTGGTTTGACTTGGTTCACACCTAGCGAAGACCGGATGGACACCGGACTTTACAGCCGTTCGTATTTAGAAAATCAGATGGCTGTAGCTTTAGGTGGTCGGATTGCCGAAGAAATTATCTTTGGCGAAGAAGAAGTCACCACTGGTGCATCCAACGACTTACAACAAGTCGCTAGAGTCGCCAGACAAATGATTACTCGTTTTGGTATGAGCGATCGCCTTGGTCCTGTTGCCTTGGGTCGTCAACAAGGTAATATGTTCCTCGGACGCGATATCGTTGCCGAACGCGACTTTTCCGAAGAGACAGCCGCCGTCATTGACGAAGAAGTGCATCAGCTCGTTGATACCGCTTACAAGCGAGCAAAATCAGTCCTAACTGACAACCGTGCCATTCTAGATCGGCTAGCCCAAATGCTAGTAGAGAAAGAAACCGTAGACGCAGACGAACTGCAAGAGTTGTTAGCAAATAACGATGTTAGAACGGCTGCGATCGCATAG
- a CDS encoding aminotransferase class IV, whose amino-acid sequence MFWYNGDLITTNVIKLAVDDPGLLYGATVFTTLRVYCQSLDRSLTNWKRHCDRLRSSIQFLDWQEPNWQKVRQGAEILLQDFPVLRVTIFPDGREWITGRSLPGDLTEKQRHGVAASLIFGEEFHRFLPTHKTGNYLGAWLAKTKAQHITASEAILVDANGNWLETSTGNLWGWQDGNWWTPPLEAEILPGVMRSQLIDWLKNQNQPVMEKPWTPDVVAKMEAIAYSNSIVEVIPIHTIFEERGVRSEERGQEKINQLNYNPNHPALTNLQKLFQHE is encoded by the coding sequence ATTTTTTGGTATAACGGCGACTTAATCACAACAAATGTCATCAAGTTAGCGGTTGACGATCCAGGTTTATTGTATGGAGCAACCGTGTTTACTACGCTACGAGTTTATTGTCAGTCGCTCGATCGCTCCTTAACCAACTGGAAAAGGCATTGCGATCGCCTCCGCTCCAGCATTCAATTCTTAGACTGGCAAGAACCAAACTGGCAGAAAGTTCGACAAGGGGCAGAAATCTTACTGCAAGATTTTCCCGTATTGAGAGTCACAATCTTTCCTGACGGCAGAGAGTGGATAACTGGGCGATCGCTACCAGGGGACTTGACAGAAAAGCAAAGACATGGGGTAGCAGCTAGCTTAATATTCGGAGAAGAATTTCACCGCTTTTTACCCACCCATAAAACAGGTAACTACTTAGGTGCGTGGCTAGCCAAGACAAAAGCCCAACACATAACAGCCAGCGAAGCAATTCTTGTCGATGCCAACGGTAACTGGCTAGAAACCAGCACAGGTAATTTGTGGGGATGGCAAGACGGTAACTGGTGGACACCACCACTAGAAGCAGAAATTTTACCAGGAGTCATGCGATCGCAACTCATAGACTGGCTCAAAAATCAAAATCAACCAGTTATGGAAAAACCCTGGACACCAGACGTAGTTGCCAAAATGGAAGCGATCGCCTACAGCAACAGCATAGTAGAAGTTATTCCCATCCACACCATATTTGAGGAGCGAGGAGTCAGGAGTGAGGAGCGAGGGCAAGAAAAAATAAATCAGCTAAACTACAACCCCAATCATCCAGCTTTGACGAACTTACAAAAACTATTTCAGCACGAATGA
- a CDS encoding sodium:solute symporter family protein, with amino-acid sequence MSAELWTIILVALSFLLYLYIGWRSRVKDSSGFYVAGQNVPQIANGAATAADWMSAASFISMAGLISTLGYDGSIYLMGWTGGYVLLALLLAPYLRKFGKYTVPDFVGDRYYSNAARLVAVVAALFVSLTYVAGQMRGVGIVFSRFLQVDISTGVIIGMVVVAFFSVLGGMKGITWTQVAQYGVLIVAYLIPAAAIAYILTGNPIPQLAFTFSDIVGKLNQIQLDLGFQEYSQPFANRSQLDVLFTTLALMVGTAGLPHVIVRFYTVPNVRAARYSAGWALLFIALLYTSAPALATFARYNLISTLHNQPITEVRQLDWANKWEKTKLLTFDDKNNDGRIELTPDKNTSEITIDPDIIVLSTPEVARLAPWVIGLVAAGGLAAALSTASGLLLVISSSVAHDIYYRIINPNASETQRVFVGRIMVGLAVVLAGYFGINPPGFVAQVVAFAFGLAAASFFPAIVLGIFDKRTNREGAIAGIVVGLIFTLFYIVGVKFYGMQPWLFGISPEGIGTVGMIINFIVTLVVSRLTPPPPIAVQEMVEDLRSPAGAELPVESVH; translated from the coding sequence ATGTCAGCAGAGCTTTGGACGATTATTTTAGTTGCCCTCTCTTTTCTACTGTATCTTTACATCGGTTGGCGATCGCGCGTCAAAGATAGTTCTGGCTTTTACGTCGCTGGGCAAAATGTCCCTCAGATTGCAAACGGTGCTGCAACTGCGGCAGATTGGATGTCGGCGGCTTCTTTTATCTCGATGGCGGGGTTAATTTCGACTCTGGGCTACGATGGCTCGATTTATCTGATGGGTTGGACTGGCGGTTACGTGTTGCTGGCACTCCTACTTGCTCCATATCTGCGCAAGTTTGGTAAGTATACCGTGCCGGATTTTGTCGGCGATCGCTATTATTCTAATGCTGCTAGGTTAGTCGCGGTTGTTGCTGCTTTATTTGTCTCTTTAACTTATGTCGCCGGACAGATGCGGGGTGTCGGAATTGTTTTCAGCCGCTTTCTCCAAGTCGATATCAGCACGGGTGTGATTATTGGGATGGTGGTAGTGGCGTTCTTCTCAGTTTTGGGCGGAATGAAAGGCATCACCTGGACGCAAGTAGCCCAGTATGGTGTATTAATTGTGGCTTATTTGATTCCAGCAGCGGCGATCGCCTATATTCTGACGGGCAATCCGATTCCGCAACTCGCCTTTACTTTTAGCGATATTGTAGGCAAATTAAATCAAATTCAGTTGGATTTGGGTTTTCAGGAGTACTCGCAACCATTTGCTAACAGATCTCAGTTGGACGTGCTGTTCACTACCCTCGCCTTGATGGTGGGAACGGCAGGACTACCCCACGTTATCGTTAGATTCTACACGGTTCCTAATGTCAGGGCAGCACGTTATTCGGCTGGTTGGGCGTTGTTATTTATCGCCCTACTTTATACCAGCGCTCCCGCCTTGGCAACTTTCGCCCGTTACAACTTAATTAGCACTTTGCACAACCAGCCAATTACCGAAGTGCGACAGTTAGACTGGGCAAATAAATGGGAAAAAACCAAGTTATTAACCTTTGACGACAAGAACAATGACGGACGAATTGAGCTAACACCAGATAAAAATACGAGCGAAATCACGATTGACCCCGATATTATTGTCTTATCTACGCCAGAAGTGGCTAGGTTAGCCCCTTGGGTCATCGGACTGGTCGCTGCTGGGGGATTAGCCGCAGCTTTATCTACGGCTAGTGGTTTGCTGTTGGTGATTTCTAGTTCTGTGGCGCACGATATTTACTACCGCATCATTAATCCCAACGCCTCAGAAACCCAAAGGGTGTTTGTCGGTCGGATTATGGTCGGGTTAGCCGTGGTGCTGGCGGGATATTTTGGGATTAATCCGCCGGGTTTTGTGGCGCAAGTGGTAGCGTTTGCGTTTGGGTTAGCTGCTGCTAGCTTTTTCCCTGCCATTGTTCTCGGGATTTTCGACAAACGAACGAATCGAGAAGGGGCGATCGCAGGTATTGTAGTCGGTCTAATCTTCACCCTATTCTACATCGTCGGGGTAAAATTCTACGGAATGCAACCTTGGTTATTTGGGATTTCTCCTGAAGGAATTGGTACGGTGGGGATGATAATTAACTTCATCGTCACGCTGGTGGTTTCACGCCTGACTCCACCACCACCAATTGCCGTACAAGAAATGGTAGAAGATTTACGCTCTCCTGCAGGTGCAGAGTTACCAGTTGAGTCTGTGCATTAA